A window of the Streptomyces formicae genome harbors these coding sequences:
- a CDS encoding helix-turn-helix domain-containing protein, protein MTEATDLAERAGDRDPRVGLRAVAALRRLLEQLEAVQVRSARNQGWSWQEIAAELGVSRQAVHKKYGRQ, encoded by the coding sequence ATGACCGAAGCAACCGATCTCGCCGAACGGGCGGGCGACCGCGACCCGCGGGTCGGGCTGCGGGCCGTCGCCGCGCTGCGGCGGCTGCTGGAGCAGCTCGAAGCCGTGCAGGTCCGAAGCGCCCGCAACCAGGGCTGGTCGTGGCAGGAGATCGCGGCCGAGCTGGGCGTCAGCCGGCAGGCCGTACACAAGAAGTACGGGAGGCAGTGA
- a CDS encoding Clp protease N-terminal domain-containing protein, whose product MFERFTKDARAVVTGAVAQAERAGADSVTDEHLLLSLLDLDGGCVALAFGALGVTDRRASLESALADARRRGGMTKAETEALAGLGIDVDEVVARVEETHGVGALAGGGRGSGRSGGTGGTGRGRLALSGHRPFTPGAKKVIEQSLRVALGRKDRSIGAEHLLLALAARPGIVAEALAEHGATYGALERVMFPPA is encoded by the coding sequence ATGTTCGAACGGTTCACGAAGGATGCCCGTGCTGTGGTGACCGGCGCGGTCGCACAGGCCGAACGGGCCGGCGCGGACTCGGTGACCGACGAGCATCTCCTGCTCTCCCTGCTCGACCTGGACGGCGGGTGCGTGGCGTTGGCCTTCGGCGCGCTGGGGGTGACGGACCGTCGGGCATCGCTGGAGTCCGCCCTGGCCGACGCGCGGCGCCGCGGCGGAATGACGAAGGCGGAGACGGAGGCGCTGGCCGGGCTGGGGATCGACGTCGACGAGGTCGTCGCCAGGGTGGAGGAGACGCACGGGGTGGGGGCGCTGGCGGGGGGCGGGCGCGGGTCCGGCCGGTCCGGCGGGACCGGCGGGACCGGCCGGGGTCGGTTGGCCCTCTCCGGGCACCGCCCCTTCACCCCCGGGGCGAAGAAGGTCATCGAGCAGTCCCTGCGGGTCGCGCTGGGCCGCAAGGACCGCTCCATCGGCGCGGAACACCTGCTGCTGGCGCTGGCGGCGCGGCCGGGGATCGTGGCCGAGGCGCTGGCGGAGCACGGGGCGACGTACGGGGCGCTGGAACGGGTGATGTTCCCGCCGGCGTAG